TCATTTATCCCCCCATCTCCGAGTATGGTTTCAACGTCGACATCGGAGGCGTGGTAAACGCCCTTCAAAATGTAGGTGGTACCGTCAGATGGCCTAAGAAGAGCGACAGACCAGACTCCATGAAGGACATGAGCAGGTGGTGCGACTTCCACCGCGACAATGGCCACACAACCGAGGAATGCATCTCCCTCAAAAAGGAGGTAGCGTATCTATTGAAAAGAGGCCACCTGAAGGAGCTGCTGAGTGACAAAGGGAAGGAGACGTACAACAAGGACAACAACACCCAACCCAGCCCAGCACCAAGCGGCGACCGACCGGCCCCGCCCATGTTCGAAAAAGTGGTAAATGTTATTTCTGGTGGTTCAGATATCTGTGGACTAACTtcttctgcagctaaaaaaATCAACAGAGGCGAATCTGAAGCCGTCAAAGAGGGGCAGACCGAAGATGAAGTAGCACTCGACAAGTCATTAGCAGCGATGACAATAACCTTCGACGATTCAGATTCAACAGACACACAACAGGAACACCACGACGGGCTAGTCATATCGCTCCCAATAGGCAACGCTCTCATCAAAAGGATACTGATCGACAACGGCAGTTCAGCATACGTACTGTTCTTAGAGGCTCTGCAAGAAATGGGGCTAGAAGAAAAGAGTATAATCAGAAGGTCGACGGTCTTAGTAGGATTCAGTGGAGAGTCGCTACGAACAGTAGGGGAGATATCGCTGCCTACGTACGCAGAAGGTGTTAATGTGATAACCAAGTTCAATGTCGTCGACTGCCCATCAGCATACAACGTCATTCTAGGACgaccatggatccacaaaatgaaaGCAGTGCCATCAACGTACCACCAGTCAATCAAGTTTCCAACCAAATGGGGAgtcatggaaatcaaaggacAACAAAGGGACACAAAGAAATGTTATGAAACGGCGTTGAAACCATCAAAGTCATccatctagcaattacagccAGGGTCGACGGTAGACGACCCTGACGACCAACAGATCGATGAGATAATACTAGATCAGACAAAGCCAGACCGAGTAGTAAGGATCGGAGCGTCGCTGCCTGACAACATCAAAAGTCAGATAGTGTCATTCCTAAGAGAAAACTCGGATTGCTTCGCTTGGTCGCACGAGGACATGGCAGGAATCAGTCCGGACGTCATCACCCACAAACTGAATGTCAACCCCAACTATAAGCCAGTGAAACAGAAACGACGAAAGTTCGCAcctgaaagaaataaaatcatagacgaaGAAGTCCAAAAACTGATAGACTCCGGGAAAGTCAGAGAAGTCAAGTATCCAGATTGGTTAGCAAATGTCATCGTCGTCAGTAAAAAGAATGGAAAGTGGAGAGTTTGCATCGATTTCAcagacatcaacaaagcatgccccaaagaCCCATTCCCCCTGCCGCACATCGACGCCCTGGTCGACGCCACTGCCGGACACGAGCTACTAacattcatggacgcctactccggataCAACCAGATCCTTATGCACCcggacgaccaggaaaaaacatcttttgtaacagacagaggaatttattgttataaagccatgccttttggtcttaaaaatgcaggtgcgacATACCAACGATtggtcaacaaaatgttcaaagACCAACTTGGAGACACGATGgaggtctacatcgacgacatgctagTAAAATCGAGGAAGGCTGACGACCACGTCGAACACCTACGGCAATCCTTCGACGTATTGAGGAAATACGGTATGAAGCTTAACCCAACTAAATGTTCTTTCGGAGTGTCTGCaggaaaattcttaggttacatcgtcacccaacgaggaatcgaggccagccccgaccaggtgcgcgcaatcatcaacattcaatcccccaggaacataaaagaggtacaGCGCTTGACAGGGAGAGTGGCGGCACTAAATCGTTTTATTTCTCTGTCGTCGGACAAGTGTCGTTTATTCTACGACGTCTTGCGCAAAAACAAGGGTTTTAGCTGGTCCGACGACCACGAAACAGCTCTgcaaaacctcaaaaaatacaTGATGTCACCACCCCTCTTGTCCAAGCCCAAAGAAGGCGAAGTCCTACAACTCTACCTAGCCGTCAGCTCAACAGCAGTTAGTGCGGTCCTAGCTCGAGAAGACGAAACGCAACAGCTACCTATCTACTACATCAGTAAGTCACTACTAGAAGCAGAAACCAGGTATTCCTCCCTCGAAAAACTCGTTTTAGCACTCGTTACTACAGCCAAAAAGCTAAGGCATTATTTCgaaactcaccaaatagtggtgatgactaatTATCCAATCAAGTATGTGATGCGTAGACCAGAACTAACAGGTCGAATGGAGAAATGGACGATGGCGCTAGGAAGCTTCGACATCAAGTACCAACCGAGAACGGCGGTAAAATCGCAGGCCCTAGCAGACTTTGTGGCAGACTTTAGCCCCGACTTGGAGAAGATAGCGGACGACGAAGTCAAATTCATCAATAACGTAGAAAAGGTATGGACACTCTTCGTCGACGGTTCATCTAACTTTCGCGGTGCAGGTCTAGGCGTCGTACTAAagtcaccacaaggggacatgatagcacagGCCATATGCTGCGATTTCAAAGCGacaaacaacgaagcagaatacgaggcgTTAATCGCCGGACTGACGCTAGCTGAGGAATTGGGGGCAAGCAGACTCAACATATTCAGCGACTCACAGTTAATCGTCAACCAGATCAACGGCGACTATGAGGCTAaagacctaaaaatgaccttATACCTCGAGAAAGCAAAAAAGCTAGCCTCCAAATTTAAACCCCTCTCCATTAAACAAGTGCCACGAGACTTGAACACACAAGCCGACGCCCTTGCCAATCTAGCATCCGCACTCAGAAAATCACCGTTCTCGACCATACCTCTAGTACACCTACTGTCACCCGCTATTGAAAAAGACATACCACAAGACGCCAGCCTCGTCCTATCAACCACAAACACGGATAGCTGGACCAAGCCCATTCTCGACTACCTAACACACGAAACCCTACCCGACGACAAGCTCGAAGCCAGGAAGATACTTTTCAAAGCAtcacgatatgttattttgcagggCATACTATTTAAGAGATCAGCGAACGGAATGTTGATGCGATGCGCAGAAAAAACAGAATGGGAAAGGCTACAAAAATaataccacgaaggagaatgcggcggacacgaaggaggacgaagcttgtcaaccagaatcaaaagaaacggatactattggccaacaATGCTCAAAGACGCGATGAGGTACGTAGATAAGTGCGACAAATGTCAACGACACgcaggtatgacacataaaccatcTGAATTCTTACACCCCACCTTAACTccgtggcctttcatgaaatggggaatggacATCGTCGGTAAACTACCCGTCGCCCCAGGACAGAAGGTCTTCATGCCAGCTCTGACggattatttttctaagtggaTAGAAGCACGTGCGTTCCAACAAGTAAGAGACAAAGAGGTAAGCTCGTTCATATGGactaacattatatgcagattCGGAGTACCATCAGAAATCATATGCGACAACGGATCACAATTCATCAGCGACAAGACTAGGGCTTTCTGCAAGACATGGAACATCGAGCTAAAGACGTCGACGCCAAGATACCCCCAAGCAAACGGACAGGCGGAATCCAGCAACAAAACGATCATCGCATCGCTAAAAAAGCGGCTGGACGACAAAAAGGGACGATGGGAATAAGAGCTGTCatccatcctatgggccaataggacgacgcctaggacggcgacgggacagactcccttctcactcgtttACGGGTCAGTACTACCCCCTAAAGTGACACTGCCCAGCGCACGATATGGACTCATGACACCGGAGCAGAACGACGTAGAACTTAGTGAAAATCTCGACAACACAGAAGACTTCAGAGAAGCAGCGTTGATAAGGATGGCGTCGCAGCAACAGATCGTGGCAAAATGCTTCAACAAGAACGTCAAAGTAAAAGTGTTCAAGGAAGGCGACTGGGTGCTGCGCAAGGTATTCCAAAATACGAAAGAACTAAACGCAGGTAAACTCGCACCAGCTTGGGAAGGACCGTACTTGATCGATAAAATCGtcggaaagggggcatacaGACTCGTCACCAAAGACGGCAAGTCGATCCCCCGAAGGTGGAACGCTACACACCTTAAACTCTATCACTTTTAAATATTCGTCGTAGCCAATTTTATTAGTTGTTGTACCATCGCTTCTACCGTTTTCTCTACTTTTTATCGCTTTATTTTCATTCGaaccattactgacttaagcatcgaaGGGCCGTTGGGGATACCCATGTTTCTTTTTGCAGAAGACGACACGTATCGAATGTCAACTAGAATCGACGACGTACGACGAAAGGCAAATCCCAAGTGACAAAAAATGAACAAACGACGCAGGTACTATTTTACATACATATAGTTCTACCGTTTCAATATTTGTTCTTTGTAAAACACATGCTACACAACGCGCGACAAAAACTTCGAAACACAACGCAAAAGTCACAAAGAACGCACGAGTAAAAAAAGGAACACACTTATATAGGAAACTGCAAACTGCGCGACCCTTGGGGCCACGACCTCCAAAATACAAACACACAAATTATCCAAACACCTCGCCGCCGCCACCGACGACGAGTAAAAATATCCAAGTTACGAAAACAAAACACAAATTATCCAAAACACCTCGTCGTCGCCATCGACAACGAGTAAAGAAATTcacaaacaaaacacaaaatCCAACAGAAATTCAAACTACAGACTATTACATCCCTTCTTCTTGAGTAGAGGCCACGATCTCCTGCTCCGACTCCTGCTCCGGGGGAACGACAACGTCGGTCACGACTGGCACCTCCACCGACGCCACATCCAACGCCTCGCCTTGAGGAGCGACGACAGAAGCTTCCCCTTCGTGTTGTACGGCTAACACCTCCCCCTCCTGCCCCGAAACAGGCACGTTCTCCACCAACAAGGCAGCATCCACCTCCATCGCCTCGGTACTGGCAGTATCGGCCGTCTTCGCCAACTCTTCCGAGTCCACCACGGGTACCGACAAATCAGCCATGGTACCGCCATTGGCCAGGTAATCGTCCACCTCCTTCTGATACGGCCAAATGCTGGTCTCCCCAATCAAGCAAGAATACATCATTTGTGCCCTCGTCCTCCATATAGCTAGAGCCTCGACATCTTTCGCCTCCTCCTGCAGGGCATCGTACAAGCTCCTCAGCCCATCTAAATCCTCCGTAGTCGAGGCCAATTCTCCCTTCACTTTCTCCAAATCCTTAGTAGCGTCGGCTATTTGCTCATCCTTACCCTTCAACTGATCACCCTTGGCCTTAACCACCGCAGCGAGGTCGACAACCTTCTTCTCAGCAGCCTTCCACTTCACCTCCCACGAAACGGCCGCCTTCTTCGCAGTAGCCGCCAGCTTTCTTGCATTTGTCACCTCGTCGCACAACAACGAACACTGCCTGCGCACAGCCAGAGCAGCCTGCGACGCCTGCGCGAGACCAATGCCAAAACAAATTAACACAACGTACATTCTACACCCGACAAATTGACATAACGCATATTTTTTGCATAAAGAACGAAAGTTAAATAAAACTCACCCGCAGGCTAAGTTCAGCGGCGTCCGACACGACAGGAAGAGGATCCACCTCGTGATATTGCCGATACGTCGTAGGCAGGATCAAGCGATCGGCGAAAGGCCATGTAACAGCCATCTCATCATCGCCCAAGAAGCTTGGGGGCAGAGTGATAACCGTATCCTTGACGGGATTCTTCTCGGCAGGACACTTCTTGGCCGACGCAGCAGACACCTTACCAACGTCGACAGCAGCAGGCGACGCCTTGAACGGCTGCGGAGGCGACGACGAAGCAATCGGATGAAAACCTTCGAGTCCTATGACGACGGGCGTCTCAGCCGACGAGCCTATCGCAGAGAACCGAGGTACGCCCGTCATACTTTGCCCACCAGAAGTCGAAGACGACCTTGGTCGTTTCCTCGCACGCTCCTGAATCTCGCTCTGAGACATTCTCGACACAGGCCTAGACGACAAATTGTGCTCTGCACCCAGAACAAAAAGGGCAAGTTCAAACATTACCCGAAGCAAAAAACAAATCCCAAAACTAAACAAACATCAAGTACCTGAGTTGTCAGCCATATCGCCTACTTCTCCTTCGGTGGACGACGAGTTTGCCACTACCTCTTCAAGCAAATCCAACCTTTTCGGACGACGAGTCAGTTGACCCGATTCCTCGTCTACTTCCTCTTCCTCGGCGATGTCGCCTGACTGGTTCACCTCTTGCTCGTCTAAAAACTCTCCGTCGCGACTAAAAGAGTTGTCCTCGACAGAGTAGCCCAAGAAATTCTGATACTTGTCGTGTGAATCagcgttcaactcagtcaacgaCGACGCCTTGACGactgcaaaacaaaaccaagtaaGGCGACGTTCAGTAAAACAATGAGAAACAAAGACAAAACAACACATTTACCTTCCGTCGTCCACCCCTCGACCAGAAACTGCCCTTTATCTCCCAGGGAATCTTTGCTTACGTAGACAAAACGACTCTGCCAACCCCTGTCGTTCACACCTAAACCAACACCTAAATTCGTCTTCCCCTTCTTCGTGACCAGGGTATACCTACAACACTTTTGTAGCGCTAGGTCGTAAGTGTACATCAAGTCAGACAGATCAAACGGCGTTCCCCAGTTTGCAGTAACCCCATGCACCACCGTGAAAACCCGCCAGATCTGGGGCATCAATTGACCCGGACTCAAATGGAAAACCTCAATAAAAGACCTACCTAGAGGAGTGAAAGGGAATTTGAAGCCAATTGTGAACGGATACTCATACATGACTACATACCCTTCCGGACAATCAAAGGCTTCCTCGTCCGAGCCTGGAATCTTCACTTCTGCTGACGGCGGCAAGCCAGCAAGTTCAATAAACGCCACCGGGTCCACCACGGTAGAGTATATCGGGTGAAAGGACTTAACCCGAGCGGATCCCGACTCCCCCTTTCCATTCGCCACAATTGACTTAGATCTACCCATCTTACTTACAAAATTCTACAGGAAAATCGAAAAAAGAAAGCAAATTTTACCTAAATTCGGGCAAACTTAGTGCGAAAATCAACTCCActttctccctcttctctctcctgtTTTCAGATCtggaaattttttgaaaatctTGGTGTGAAGAACTTTATTGCATGTCGTGAATTGGTATTCATTACTCTGGAATTCTGAACGGTTTTGTCCCATGAACTAAACGGTTGAAGACGGTTTTTGCTTTTTaaatttgaattgtttctttggCTCTGTGTGACTCCGCAAAttcacaattgggggcaaactgttatcccactttttggactagcGACATAACCGCtctaacgtttgatcatgtcatGTCAACCAGGTTTCTGTCGTGTCACAGGTGAACATCGTGCCATGGAGACGCGTCTGACGTAGCGTCGTACGACGAGGCATAGACGACGAAGGACTGGCGACAACGCACAAGCGACAGAGACGTAACCTCGAGGAATAAATTGACGAAGATAGGTTAGCCCAAGGCCCATAACAGGCAGCGCCGTCATGCTAGCAGAACAAGTCCAAGATATGCACGAGAAGCACGGAATTGGTTGAAGACTGGAGAAACGTGTGATAAGGAGATCCCTATCTTTGTGGGATTCTCTCAACTAACAGGACCGTTGGAATTATCCTATAAAAGCACGAAGACGATGACCCTAAAGCACAAGTTAACTCAAGCACTCAAACTCTCAAGCTATCAAGCGCTCATATAATTCTTGTATTAGCTCTTTATTTCCTTATATTGATCATTAGAAAAATACATAAACAATCAGatagaatacttagtggattgatagcctcatagctatccgcggttttttaccttattcctgggttttccgcgtcaacacttctctgtgtcgtgtctcttttatttgctttattcgttcattgcttagttagtgtcgaccctagccgaaagtcgcccctagacgaaatttggcataaacaagtATATAATCCGTATTTTATTCAAAAGCGTTCCTAAGAAAGCATATATGCCACTTGAAACTCTTCTTATAATTAAAGGGGGTTTTTATTCGATGTCCTATTTCGCTAAAAATGCCCTCATTTTAATGGCAAAAGTACGTTACTACCCTTATAAAAATTAACCCCCccgtgagggggtcgaaaaagcacgaggctaatgcgtgacctcgtccctcgtgggtgtgacgcttcttttttgtcaaatcaagtgtaattggatttcctgtgagtttacacccaattgactagtaatataggagtcgccatccagtttttaacgacaatgagaaaaactgacaaaatcaggttatcgtgacataaagggagtgcaattatgtttgaccacgacggccgtaggttcccttgtgatccctggtggtggggattgctcaacgtacacccgcagggtagagattgagggttcgggggactgtaactaccgagaggagtactcgctcttcgataactccagaggcaggatatccttactagctcagcataaataattgaagggacatgcgttaactattaaactaatctgagttgattttaataatatgcaacatatagtactagatcgagcgcgattatctgatttagattgtttaaagggacctagcatgataatccaatttcccaaaaatatcatatttattaagcgtgatcgaacaatcagattttagttagtttaacagttcataaaagggcgaggaaagcaattaaaccatggaaaagggacacattacgacgcacccttgagaggtgcgtcacggttctcagaaaactaaccactttgactttgctatttctccttatatttaacgaatctcaaattatgggacgggatacgttctgttcgatttatggatcgattgcgacagaacgcgtgatcagttttgcagcgtgaggcttaggcttaggggtttagagtcaatactcagaatataattgtgtgttgtgtcctttcacgtcgaacttaagggtctatttataggaaagagttcgtggaaagatagaattgcagaactctaatccatgaggaattaggaaaaaacacgtaccaggtattttcagcgcccaggcctgggcgccaaagatttcggcgcccagagccaggcgttgaaaatagggtctgggctgttttccttagtcagattcggattcctagaatccggagtatttgagatttaattgagtcctttagtgcgtatcaaccttgtgacgggatgcgtctgggcccgttacgaactctaggctcgttaggattttaattaatacgtgactcttactttcgaatcatattaggaataggattctctcgcaatttctatctcatttaggatttatgttggagtgcaacacctaattttgacaagtttctatcttttatgacttgccacttttaacaactacccattacggcagttactatttttagcatgtttccataaatagcaggtttctataaatagcaggtttcgggtgaaatgaaaagaggaattgagattcgttattttataggagatgcgttgtcaagtggagatttacgttctcatcatcgaaccttccctttcgggaatggggacaaaagtaggtgtctacagttagcccccactttgactgagtcttggaataagacgatggtcaaagtactagacggagtgcacCACACAAGcaatggtgacctgcttttgcgagggtctcacgagcccccgagtgataacatttgacttaagggtcatcacttgaagtgtcgacatatccctcacgtgtcattgggatttgtcaacggatagtatagaaacttcctcactttgtcattggaaggatctaaagaagtgtagaaactccctcactttgtcattgggagtagctacagatgttttcgaaatcaaagctataaagtgtaattgggcctggccaagcccaaccacgaggtaaaaatatttttaaagattctcattttcaaggctagttaaacgagaaaacccccttgtttttatgggacgtaaaacgaaggaaaatccagcacatcgttcttttttggaaaaacggaaaaccaatcacatcgttcttttttggaaaaacggaaaaccaatcctttaatttttggaaaaaaggaaaaccgatcacatcgttcttttttggaaaaacggaaaaccaatcctttaatttttggaaaaagggaaaaccgatcacatcgttcttttttggaaaaacggaaaaccaatcctttaatttttggaaaaagggaaaaccgatcacatcgttttttt
This sequence is a window from Spinacia oleracea cultivar Varoflay chromosome 1, BTI_SOV_V1, whole genome shotgun sequence. Protein-coding genes within it:
- the LOC110790401 gene encoding uncharacterized protein, giving the protein MPVETEPTDRYAASPFCEATARVTVPHTLRLPTWTTLYDGTSDPYRHVNFYKKRMWQIGIPYDLVEPVMCKSFGDTLDGAALEWLMNVAPGSISCLSDLINAFYQQFASSRQLEKQTSDLYRLVQGPTVSVRDYFNRFNCEKISIKNCDVRTAIEAFKRGLIPNSELYWEITKYPCATFEEVRSRATAQMRIEDDEVIRTASQRSTGGSSDRRSYTPRSSSWRHQPYNRQNQVQNVNQYDDANNVYRNERVIYPPISEYGFNVDIGGVVNALQNVGGTVRWPKKSDRPDSMKDMSRWCDFHRDNGHTTEECISLKKEVAYLLKRGHLKELLSDKGKETYNKDNNTQPSPAPSGDRPAPPMFEKVVNVISGGSDICGLTSSAAKKINRGESEAVKEGQTEDEVALDKSLAAMTITFDDSDSTDTQQEHHDGLVISLPIGNALIKRILIDNGSSAYVLFLEALQEMGLEEKSIIRRSTVLVGFSGESLRTVGEISLPTYAEGVNVITKFNVVDCPSAYNVILGRPWIHKMKAVPSTYHQSIKFPTKWGVMEIKGQQRDTKKCYETALKPSKSSI
- the LOC130463979 gene encoding uncharacterized protein, with translation MSPPLLSKPKEGEVLQLYLAVSSTAVSAVLAREDETQQLPIYYISKSLLEAETRYSSLEKLVLALVTTAKKLRHYFETHQIVVMTNYPIKYVMRRPELTGRMEKWTMALGSFDIKYQPRTAVKSQALADFVADFSPDLEKIADDEVKFINNVEKVWTLFVDGSSNFRGAGLGVVLKSPQGDMIAQAICCDFKATNNEAEYEALIAGLTLAEELGASRLNIFSDSQLIVNQINGDYEAKDLKMTLYLEKAKKLASKFKPLSIKQVPRDLNTQADALANLASALRKSPFSTIPLVHLLSPAIEKDIPQDASLVLSTTNTDSWTKPILDYLTHETLPDDKLEARKILFKASRYVILQGILFKRSANGMLMRCAEKTEWERLQK